The following proteins are encoded in a genomic region of Cydia strobilella chromosome 19, ilCydStro3.1, whole genome shotgun sequence:
- the LOC134749887 gene encoding fatty acid synthase-like isoform X2 gives MVPSPQEQQPETAVGTTMDKNRVVISGISGLYPQSHHIKDLTDILYKKENPVTAGEPRWKFDHPEVPPFVGTVPKIDCFDAQFFKVHYRLSSSMDPMGRKILEQAYQAIYDSGVSPEHLSGKKIGVFIGSCFSETEKAAFYVASSRTGFGIAGCNKSMFANRVSYWLNAKGPSQSIDAACCSSTVALEQAYLAMTRGDCEAAIVGGSNLCLHPQSSMHHGRIISLCKDGKTKSYDQNADGCARSEAVNVLFLQKAKDALRIYADVVHVKNKFLEIVETDTGPKYGFYRDPVSMSGFLKEFYEEAKILPNEVEYIEGFGSGDAEADKVELEAFDEVFCRNRSEPLVVGSVMSNLGYCEAASGITAITKVLLGYHKGEIAGNLHCTTPRNDVEAIQKGRMRILTDHQHFKRTYVGVNGMSVTGINSHVLLHGHFKPKDPTRYQCSFPRLVTISARQDVAVKSIIDDLKSRSIDPEELALLHNIHSSRISGHVGRGFVILGTDKDNKTVCLCEKASYCDASDRPLWFVYSGMGSQWTGMGKALMRIPIFSDAIERCRKVLEPKGVDIIHIITSPDKSIYDNILNSFVGIAAIQIGLTDILHELGLIPNKIIGHSVGELGCAYADGCLTAEEMILSAYSRGLVSVQTPFIHGSMAAVGIGFDKVSKMCPPEIEVACHNGPDSCTISGPAVAMSEFVAQLTAKGIFAKDVPCSNIAYHSRYIAEAGPALRKYLTEVISTPKLRSPRWVSTSVPQERWNEEAAKYSSAEYHTNNLLNPVLFEETSRLIPQNAVLVEVAPHGLLQAILKRSLPSSCVNVPLTRRGHSDNAQVLLEAIGQLYMEGYYPNIRVLYPKIDFPVSTGTPHLSHLVEWAHNETWFLPLYVSASRREAAACNFVISLHDSENNYLQGHVIQGKTVYPFAGALVAVWDTLAMSLGVARKQLSVQFRDVHLFAQPLMHDSRQLRLSVSLNRGTGLFEVTDDSSKVATGYVNRVSSNISTGFKHHEKTTEVLELTTDDVYKILFQRHYRYAGEFRSICSTNSTFAEGYLLWKGNWVTLIDGMLQLNVLRQPHEGISQPAYIRKITIDIKRHLNKKNVQINDLNVMKTNICAVQDSTSCEGILLEGIRFREIVPADEKKLALKALNFVPRFQSVRDLKVQHIFQVFIQIVSENIGKDIINVVEIYDKRGDDYVFQEINTTLKDIPGIAVNMSHMHKSEVLDNVVKEADLVLVSNLSRDDNLCQTVYRLFHRNGFLINAEHLEETSRPSALYSVVSEHSSKKTRLELVKWRPITLTSGTSTFTVRTTSDLALLQTARTNLPLRQRMIVLTPYPMISGLKDLVKQWRSESERNQIFLLTFKNTSENLHIDTLPELDLAFNIINHDEWGGEYYEPLQQKVGSNCGIALKSAKIGDLESLRWIETAGCKGFGVPVKVHFAGLNINDAKRAYGEIPFEVNNTSESYYGMDFSGMTETGQRVMGVVRGGAVSDRVLAYPELMWPVPDHWSLEDAATVPLPYAHAFYCLFIKSKLKQGSSIVVHGGSGALGQAIICITLHMKCEVFVAVSDIKKKQYLQKLYPQLKEDHIGCSRDKNFSDLVLSHTKGRGCSVVITCGQGEIKTAFLKCCAPEGITLDTSPLKSQENYMFRMSYIAGDRSYMSIDFASIFESPNKDEWKKLQVMVAKGIQDGYVRPLSRVSFMPEEATRAFRLLAASGHRGRILLRLQPALPQPECPRLFCSSDHCQMLISDEEGLAIQLGDRLIKSGARTLHLHLPAPPSSHLLKTWETLGVKIQISTEELTSSKDIINLLSESWRIGPVEGIFVLITKALNKQQQKMYETLVDNLDIAARKTCPTMKYFAVVGINNIVGQRVCLSRASQRLPAMMLQIPQELSDSRQITNAVEQGLCSQQSDIFAHTQVTTSNKTLIDQIAAISGIPISIDTVGGDGSVATLQDLGISSEKARAVSIFLRDTYYVCIDDDKIPYITVEKLRDIEEMSKECEYPPKEGLGALFTYVDPDELLATVELMSPPTHSHSSQLREDELDNQSTLPVLCVIPGLEGHHHRYRLMCERLKLQAFVLQPGLDKPGESNEKLAARYVKIMLKKINKNKRFYLLGYEMGVLTALEMAAILEDQGMTGTVFCLGGGPEDFLAALEEQINTACAGEDSEQVLQNAVARHMCALMGSASTQLETALRNASTWREKVDVSVSVLRGRVTYSAQYAQALIEAAYARVTQARNARARVQATPRALQSRVVLLRSPTAVSASPHPLQRYTRLPLAIHDLSAPLAHATDDLRVAAIVNQYLDDEVLQEFENRNLCTSYLLNADVFMTA, from the exons ATGGTGCCCTCTCCTCAAGAACAGCAGCCAGAGACCGCTGTGGGAACAACAATGGATAAGAACAGGGTCGTAATATCTGGTATTTCTGGCCTCTATCCACAATCGCATCATATCAAAGACCTAACAGACATATTATATAAAAAG GAGAATCCTGTTACGGCAGGAGAGCCCCGCTGGAAATTCGATCACCCTGAAGTGCCACCGTTTGTCGGGACTGTTCCTAAGATTGATTGTTTCGATGCCCAATTTTTCAAAGTCCATTATAGGCTCAGTTCAAGTATGGATCCAATGGGACGGAAGATTCTGGAACAAGCTTATCAAGCTATTTACGATTCAG GAGTAAGTCCAGAGCATCTTTCTGGGAAAAAAATCGGCGTGTTCATCGGATCTTGTTTTTCGGAAACTGAAAAAGCTGCTTTCTATGTTGCTTCCTCAAGAACTGGTTTTGGAATAGCTGG GTGTAACAAATCCATGTTTGCCAATCGAGTGTCGTACTGGCTAAATGCAAAAGGACCATCCCAATCAATAGACGCTGCTTGCTGCAGTTCAACTGTAGCTCTCGAGCAGGCGTACTTGGCTATGACTCGAGGGGACTGTGAAGCAGCCATTGTCGGGGGATCCAATTTATGCCTACACCCACAAAGCTCTATGCATCATGGaag GATAATAAGCCTCTGCAAAGATGGTAAAACGAAATCATATGATCAGAACGCGGATGGCTGCGCTAGATCTGAAGCTGTTAACGTATTGTTTTTACAAAAAGCTAAAGATGCCTTAAG aatATACGCCGATGTGGTACATGTTAAGAACAAATTTCTCGAGATCGTAGAAACTGATACAGGTCCTAAGTATGGCTTTTATCGAGACCCCGTCAGCATGTCAGGATTCCTTAAAGAATTCTATGAAGAAGCAAAAATATTGCCTAATGAAGTTGAATACATTGAAGGATTTGGATCAG GTGATGCAGAAGCTGATAAGGTAGAATTGGAGGCTTTTGATGAAGTTTTCTGTAGGAATAGATCCGAACCACTAGTAGTTGGTAGCGTTATGTCTAACTTGGGTTACTGTGAAGCAGCTTCTGGCATAACTGCAATTACAAAG GTCCTACTTGGATATCATAAGGGTGAAATAGCTGGCAATCTTCACTGCACAACCCCTCGGAATGATGTAGAAGCAATACAAAAAGGACGTATGCGAATCTTAACTGATCACCAACATTTCAAACGCACTTATGTTGGCGTTAATGGGATGTCGGTGACTGGTATTAATTCCCATGTTCTTTTACATGGTCATTTTAAGCCAAAG GATCCAACACGTTATCAATGTAGCTTTCCTCGTTTAGTTACAATTTCTGCAAGACAGGATGTAGCTGTAAAAAGCATTATCGATGATTTGAAATCCCGGTCAATTGACCCTGAAGAACTAGCATTGTTACATAACATTCATTCTTCTAGGATAAGCGGTCATGTGGGCAGAGGATTTGTTATTCTAG GTACAGATAAAGACAATAAAACGGTGTGCTTGTGTGAAAAAGCTAGCTACTGTGATGCTAGCGACCGACCGCTGTGGTTTGTGTACAGCGGAATGGGCTCACAGTGGACTGGGATGGGCAAGGCACTCATGCGCATACCGATATTTAGCGATGCCATAGAACG CTGCCGTAAAGTGTTGGAACCAAAAGGCGTTGACATTATCCATATCATTACCTCACCTGACAAATCCATCTACGACAACATACTGAACTCATTTGTCGGAATAGCTGCCATCCAAATAGGCTTGACTGATATCCTGCATGAATTGGGTTTGattccaaataaaataattg GTCACAGCGTGGGTGAGCTAGGATGCGCGTATGCAGACGGTTGTTTAACGGCTGAAGAAATGATCTTGTCGGCGTACTCTCGAGGTTTGGTTTCTGTGCAGACTCCATTCATTCACGGTTCTATGGCAGCCGTTGGCATTGGATTCGACAAA GTGTCAAAGATGTGTCCACCGGAGATTGAAGTAGCTTGTCACAATGGTCCGGACTCTTGCACAATTTCGGGCCCGGCCGTGGCGATGAGCGAGTTTGTCGCTCAGTTGACTGCTAAGGGTATATTCGCTAAGGACGTCCCTTGCTCCAATATTGCGTACCATTCCCGGTATATTGCTGAAGCAG GACCGGCCCTCCGTAAATATTTAACTGAAGTCATCAGCACTCCGAAACTCCGCAGCCCGCGTTGGGTTTCCACTTCAGTGCCTCAAGAAAGGTGGAACGAAGAAGCTGCGAAGTATTCTTCGGCCGAATACCACACTAATAACCTTCTG AATCCAGTGCTATTTGAAGAGACGTCACGACTGATACCGCAAAACGCAGTATTGGTAGAGGTGGCACCTCACGGGCTTCTGCAAGCTATTCTCAAGCGGTCCCTGCCATCGTCTTGTGTTAATGTGCCTCTCACACGACGTGGTCACTCGGACAATGCACAAGTTCTCCTGGAAGCCATTGGCCA gcTGTACATGGAAGGGTATTACCCAAATATTCGTGTACTATATCCCAAGATTGACTTTCCTGTGTCGACCGGCACCCCACATTTATCACATTTGGTAGAGTGGGCCCATAATGAAACATG GTTTTTGCCATTATACGTCAGTGCCAGCAGAAGAGAAGCAGCAGCGTGCAATTTTGTTATTTCTCTCCATGAcagtgaaaataactatttgcaAGGTCATGTCATACAAG GTAAAACGGTGTATCCGTTCGCGGGCGCTCTGGTAGCGGTATGGGACACACTGGCGATGTCCTTGGGCGTGGCTCGGAAGCAGTTATCAGTGCAGTTTCGCGACGTTCACTTGTTTGCCCAGCCGCTTATGCACGACTCACGGCAACTGCGCCTTAGCGTCTCGCTGAACAGAGGGACAGGATTGTTCGAG GTGACTGACGACAGTTCAAAAGTAGCTACTGGCTATGTTAATAGAGTATCAAGTAACATTTCTACAGGTTTCAAGCATCACGAAAAAACTACAGAAGTTTTAGAGTTAACCACTGACGATGTTTACAAGATATTGTTCCAAAGACACTATAGATATGC GGGCGAGTTTCGAAGCATCTGCAGTACGAACTCTACATTTGCCGAGGGATACCTACTGTGGAAAGGCAACTGGGTCACCCTCATAGATGGCATGCTGCAACTCAATGTTCTAAGGCAACCTCATGAGGGCATCTCTCAACCAGCCTACATAAGGAAGATTACCATTGACATCAAAAGACACTTGAATAAGAAAAACGTACAAATAAACGATTTAAACGTTATGAAAACGAACATTTGCGCAGTTCAAGACAGCACtag TTGCGAGGGCATATTGCTGGAAGGTATACGATTCCGTGAAATTGTGCCTGCCGATGAAAAAAAACTGGCATTGAAAGCGTTGAACTTTGTGCCACGGTTTCAATCAGTGCGTGACTTAAAG GTACAACATATTTTCCAAGTGTTTATACAGATTGTTAGCGAAAATATTGGCAAGGATATTATTAATGTTGTCGAAATTTACGATAAAAGAGGAGACGATTATGTATTTCAAGAAATAAATACTACTTTAAAAGATATTCCCGGGATTGCTGTAAACATGAGCCATATGCATAAGAGTGAAGTTTTAGACAATGTAGTAAAAGAAGCTGATTTGGTTTTAGTCAGTAATTTATCCAGGGATGACAAT TTATGCCAAACTGTTTATCGCCTGTTTCACCGCAATGGGTTTCTTATCAATGCTGAACACTTAGAGGAAACATCACGACCCTCGGCATTATACAGTGTTGTTTCGGAGCACAGTTCTAAGAAAACTCGACTAGAATTAGTAAAGTGGAGGCCAATAACATTGACTTCTGGAACTAGTACATTCACTGTCAGGACTACCTCGGATCTTGCACTATTACAAACTGCGAGAACGAACCTACCGCTGCGCCAGAGAATGATTGTGCTCACACCGTATCCTATGATATCGGGACTAAAAGATTTGGTAAAACAGTGGAGGAGCGAATCAGAACGCAACCAAATATTCCTGCTTACATTCAAAAATACATCCGAGAATCTACATATAGATACACTGCCGGAATTAGATTTagcttttaatataattaatcac GATGAGTGGGGAGGAGAGTACTATGAGCCACTTCAGCAAAAAGTAGGCAGCAATTGTGGTATAGCCTTGAAGAGTGCAAAAATTGGTGACTTAGAATCTCTTCGCTGGATTGAAACGGCTGGATGCAAGGGTTTCGGCGTCCCGGTCAAG gtacattttgCCGGACTCAATATTAATGATGCCAAGCGAGCTTACGGTGAGATACCATTTGAAGTAAACAATACGAGCGAGAGCTACTATGGAATGGATTTCAGTGGGATGACTGaaac CGGACAGCGTGTAATGGGCGTGGTGCGAGGGGGCGCAGTGAGTGACCGCGTGTTGGCGTATCCTGAACTTATGTGGCCGGTGCCAGACCATTGGAGCCTGGAGGACGCAGCCACCGTGCCACTGCCTTATGCGCACGCATTCTATTGCCTT TTCATTAAAAGTAAGCTGAAACAAGGATCAAGTATCGTCGTCCATGGTGGCTCTGGTGCTTTGGGACAAGCCATCATATGTATCACATTACATATGAAATGCGAAGTTTTTGTCGCCGTCAGTGatataaaaaagaaacagtATCTGCAGAAATTATATCCACAACTAAAAG AGGATCATATTGGATGTTCCCGGGACAAAAATTTTTCGGACTTAGTGCTAAGCCACACTAAGGGAAGAGGATGCAGTGTCGTAATTACATGTGGACAGGGTGAAATTAAAACG GCTTTCCTAAAATGCTGCGCACCCGAAGGTATTACTTTAGACACCAGCCCACTTAAAAGTCAAGAAAACTACATGTTTAGAATGAGCTACATAGCGGGAGACCGATCGTATATGAGCATCGACTTCGCATCTATATTTGAATCTCCAAATAAAGACGAATGGAAG AAGCTACAAGTCATGGTAGCGAAAGGTATCCAAGATGGGTATGTACGCCCGCTATCACGCGTGTCCTTTATGCCAGAAGAGGCGACCCGTGCATTCCGTTTGCTAGCCGCTAGCGGTCATCGTGGAAGAATACTCCTACGCTTGCAGCCCGCACTTCCTCAACCGGAATGTCCCAG aCTTTTCTGCTCATCTGACCATTGTCAAATGTTGATTAGCGATGAAGAAGGACTAGCGATTCAGCTAGGCGACAGGCTGATAAAAAGTGGTGCCAGAACTCTGCATTTGCACTTACCCGCCCCTCCATCAAGCCATTTACTGAA GACTTGGGAGACTTTAGGCGTCAAAATACAAATATCAACAGAAGAACTTACAAGCAGTAAGGATATAATTAATTTGTTGAGTGAGAGTTGGCGCATTGGCCCAGTAGAAGGCATATTTGTGCTGATAACTAAGGCTCTCAACAAACAACAAcagaaaatgtatgaaacttTGGTAGATAATTTGGATATAGCGGCTAGAAAAACTTGTCCAACAATGAA GTATTTTGCTGTTGTTGGCATCAACAACATTGTCGGCCAACGTGTATGTCTTTCAAGAGCGAGCCAACGATTGCCGGCAATGATGCTTCAAATACCACAG GAATTGTCAGATTCACGGCAAATAACAAATGCCGTGGAACAAGGTCTATGTTCACAACAAAGTGATATATTCGCTCACACTCAAGTTACAACAAGCAATAAAACTCTCATAGACCAAATTGCAGCGATATctg GTATTCCCATTTCGATAGACACAGTCGGTGGCGATGGTAGTGTTGCAACATTGCAAGATTTAGGAATTTCGTCAGAAAAAGCACGAGCAGTATCTATCTTTTTAAGGGACACTTATTATGTTTGTATCGATGACGACAAAATACCTTATATTACTGTAGAAAA ATTAAGAGACATCGAGGAAATGTCAAAGGAATGCGAATATCCACCCAAAGAAGGTCTAGGTGCTCTATTCACGTATGTCGATCCGGATGAACTACTGGCAACTGTTGAGTTGATGTCACCTCCCACGCATTCACACTCGAGTCAACTG AGGGAGGACGAGCTGGATAACCAATCAACCTTGCCAGTCTTGTGCGTGATTCCTGGACTGGAGGGGCACCACCATCGCTACCGGCTGATGTGCGAGCGACTGAAGCTGCAAGCGTTCGTGCTACAGCCTGGTCTCGATAAACCTGGGGAGTCTAACGAAAAATTGGCAGCGAGATATGTGAAG attatgTTGAAAAAGATTAACAAAAACAAGAGATTCTACCTCCTGGGCTACGAAATGGGAGTACTAACGGCACTAGAGATGGCAGCTATACTGGAAGATCAAG GTATGACGGGTACGGTATTCTGCTTGGGCGGTGGTCCGGAGGACTTCTTAGCCGCGTTAGAGGAGCAGATCAATACGGCATGTGCTGGCGAGGACTCAGAGCAAGTGTTACAGAATGCAGTGGCGCGACATATGTGCGCGCTCATGGGTAGCGCCTCTACACAACTGGAGACTGCGCTACGCAATGCTAGCACTTGGCGAGAGAAGGTTGATGTAAGCGTCAGCGTCCTGCGCGGACGCGTTACGTATTCAGCTCAGTATGCGCAAGCGCTGATCGAGGCTGCGTACGCGCGAGTGACGCAGGCGCGTAACGCTAGAGCGCGCGTACAAGCAACGCCACGCGCGCTCCAATCCCGCGTAGTGTTGTTACGGTCGCCAACTGCAGTCTCCGCCTCCCCGCATCCACTCCAGCGCTACACGCGTCTCCCGCTCGCGATACACGACTTAAGCGCACCGCTGGCCCACGCCACTGATGATTTACGCGTAGCGGCCATCGTCAACCAATATCTAGACGACGAGGTTCTTCAGGAGTTTGAAAATAGAAATCTTTGTACATCATATCTACTGAATGCTGATGTCTTCATGACTGCCtaa